A genomic stretch from Erigeron canadensis isolate Cc75 chromosome 9, C_canadensis_v1, whole genome shotgun sequence includes:
- the LOC122581492 gene encoding protein GRAVITROPIC IN THE LIGHT 1, protein MANKVSNFSDLIQRVTSSCLLHPIGSNRHYAADDILSTDDDSDYEDDKVKPPKCYDAGEVEAPPPTVTEYKTEKNMVEMVTLMTEVFETVSFLKKAYVTLQEAHCPWDQDKMRSSDVAVVAELRKLGVLRERFRRSVVRVGGGGGESRRTVAGVTLREVVAPYEAAMEKMKNEVKSKEAEIENLKEKLNAATVVSSGGSVGRKSRSHSHHQSKKKVNYSSQLQVLPSPMPDLFEPCISSVKEGSKSFTSLLLSLMKSAHWDIAATVRSIEASTTSNPTTGTPAIRDSIVGPNHAKYALESYVNRKIFQGFDHETFYMDGSLSSLLNPNQFRTECFTQYRDMKSMDPIELLGILPTCQFGNFCSKKYLSIVHPKMEESLFGDLEQRSQVLAGNHPRTRFYGEFLVLAKAVWLLHLLAFSLDPPPTHFEGSRGAEFHPQFMESVVRFPGGKVAPGHVVGFPVSPGFKLGNGSIVKARVYVVPKSEL, encoded by the exons TACAAAGAGTCACATCTTCATGTTTGCTCCATCCAATCGGTTCCAACCGTCACTACGCCGCCGACGACATCCTCTCCACCGACGACGATTCCGATTACGAAGATGATAAAGTGAAACCCCCAAAATGCTATGACGCTGGTGAAGTAGAGGCACCGCCTCCCACCGTAACGGAATATAAAACAGAGAAAAATATG GTGGAAATGGTGACATTGATGACTGAAGTGTTTGAAACGGTGTCGTTTCTAAAGAAGGCGTACGTAACATTACAAGAAGCACATTGTCCATGGGATCAAGATAAAATGAGGTCGTCTGACGTGGCAGTAGTGGCGGAGCTGAGGAAGCTAGGGGTTTTAAGAGAGAGGTTTCGGAGGAGTGTGGTGAgagttggtggtggtggtggtgagagCAGGCGAACGGTGGCCGGAGTTACTTTAAGGGAGGTGGTGGCACCGTATGAGGCCGcaatggagaagatgaagaatgAGGTGAAGAGTAAAGAGGCGGAGATTGAGAACTTGAAAGAGAAGTTGAATGCGGCTACGGTGGTTAGTAGCGGTGGTAGTGTTGGCCGGAAAAGTAGGTCTCATTCTCATCATCAGTCAAAGAAGAAAGTCAACTATAGTAGTCAGCTTCAAG TGTTGCCATCGCCTATGCCGGACCTCTTTGAACCATGCATAAGTTCTGTGAAAGAAGGATCAAAATCATTCACATCACTACTTCTCTCACTAATGAAGTCAGCCCATTGGGACATTGCAGCAACGGTTAGATCCATCGAAGCCTCGACAACTAGCAACCCAACCACTGGTACACCAGCGATAAGAGATTCCATCGTTGGACCTAACCATGCTAAATATGCTCTCGAATCATATGTGAACAGGAAGATCTTTCAAGGATTCGACCACGAGACATTCTATATGGATGGAAGTCTATCATCTCTCCTAAACCCTAATCAGTTCCGAACTGAATGCTTCACACAATACCGCGACATGAAATCAATGGATCCAATTGAGCTTCTAGGAATCCTACCAACATGCCAGTTTGGTAACTTCTGCTCCAAAAAATACCTTTCCATCGTCCACCCAAAAATGGAGGAATCATTGTTTGGTGATCTTGAACAACGAAGTCAAGTGCTAGCCGGAAACCACCCAAGGACACGTTTCTATGGTGAGTTTTTGGTACTTGCCAAGGCGGTTTGGCTTCTTCATTTGCTTGCATTTTCATTGGATCCTCCCCCGACTCATTTTGAAGGAAGTCGAGGGGCAGAGTTCCATCCACAGTTTATGGAGAGCGTGGTTAGGTTTCCGGGAGGCAAGGTGGCCCCCGGGCATGTAGTTGGGTTTCCGGTAAGTCCAGGGTTTAAGCTTGGAAATGGGTCAATTGTAAAAGCTAGGGTGTATGTTGTTCCTAAGAGTGAATTATAG
- the LOC122581548 gene encoding E3 ubiquitin-protein ligase UPL5-like — MKRKLEVDEEAEEAKAMQMMDNSDDMIQLFVKTFSSSNNYDNTSSSLVLFVKPDETIKSIHEKIEATTGIPVSFQRLLYAGKQLHSEHTLLQSNIINNDSSLHLVARMPSIPYPMASHHVNDLLSFVYRMRRSSNRKNDHLDHCLLDSKLKKFSKTAFSPKHHVYRASVYLNIFRSYGAPEALVLLYMSPPHKQSALHSLRSFFTSVPESFYPIFTPLLLHFSRLLLSSGAHDDPFYIFCRNCLGSMLTSVSISSSPPGPYSDDDRKQPDVISAHDLLPFVYQIATNLSPSSMNFEGDVIDFTNFVGPIKKSILVHQVPFQTDLIHSQPRHYCYGNNPYPHPCYIRDFFYTIFPILSSAMKACLNKVEEHIKVGKQKADKNIRWGHYFSILTQVCHIAKLYEGAEEIFMTDMRLNKVALCYLILRYAKRGEDYKWILDHKDLTDFQSRRHLVMLLLPELKNDDYDNIHEMLIDRSQLLAESFNYIFLAKTKALRRGLFMGFINEEATGPGVLREWFLLVCQSIFDPHNALFLPCPNDRRRFFPNPASKDPAHLDYYQFAGRVIALALMHKMQVGIVFDRTFFLQLAGFNISLDDVKESDPYFYSSCKQILDMDSCAVDEDALGLTFVWEFEELGSMKVLELLPNGKDIPVNSRNRKEYIHLLIRHCFLTSVTQQVTRFAQGFTDIVTKDEFRKLIFKSLELRDLDGMLYGSESDICVDDWKAHTEYMDYRVTDRQIKWFWKIVEKMTAEQRKVLLFFWTSVKYLPVEGFGGLASKLSICRSNEKVNRLPSSHTCFYQICFPAYPSKAVMQRRLNMITQEHVGCSFGTL, encoded by the exons ATGAAACGGAAACTCGAAGTAGATGAGGAAGCAGAAGAAGCAAAAGCAATGCAAATGATGGATAATAGTGACGATATGATCCAATTATTTGTTAAGACCTTTTCATCATCCAACAATTATGATAACACCAGCAGCAGCCTAGTTCTGTTTGTTAAGCCTGATGAAACCATAAAATCCATTCACGAGAAAATAGAAGCAACGACAGGTATCCCGGTTAGTTTCCAAAGATTACTATATGCAGGAAAGCAGCTTCATTCTGAGCATACATTGCTTCAATCTAATATCATTAATAATGACTCCTCTTTACATTTAGTAGCCCGAATGCCAAGCATCCCCTATCCGATGGCCTCTCACCATGTCAATGATTTGCTTTCCTTTGTTTACAGGATGCGTCGTAGTAGTAACCGCAAGAATGACCATCTTGATCATTGTCTCCTCGACTCCAAGCTTAAGAAATTCTCTAAAACCGCTTTCTCCCCCAAACACCACGTTTATCGTGCTTCTGTTTATCTTAATATCTTCCGTTCTTATGGTGCCCCAGAAGCACTTGTTCTGCTTTACATGTCTCCTCCTCACAAACAATCTGCTCTACATTCCCTTCGATCCTTTTTCACTTCTGTTCCCGAATCTTTTTATCCGATCTTTACGCCTCTCCTCTTGCACTTTTCTAGATTGCTCCTTTCTTCCGGTGCTCACGATGACCCTTTTTATATATTCTGTCGTAATTGTCTTGGATCCATGCTCACCTCTGTTTCCATCTCCTCCTCCCCCCCAGGCCCATACAGTGATGATGATCGTAAGCAGCCTGACGTCATTTCAGCTCATGACTTACTTCCGTTTGTATATCAGATTGCCACTAATTTGTCACcctcttcaatgaattttgaaGGTGACGTCATTGATTTTACTAACTTTGTGGGCCCTATCAAGAAGTCAATCCTTGTTCACCAGGTCCCTTTTCAGACTGATCTCATACACTCACAACCAAGGCACTACTGCTACGGTAACAACCCCTACCCCCACCCTTGCTACATCCGTGACTTTTTTTATACGATCTTTCCTATTCTGTCTTCGGCAATGAAAGCCTGCCTCAACAAAGTGGAGGAACATATAAAAGTCGGGAAACAAAAAGCAGACAAAAATATTCGATGGGGTCACTATTTCTCGATTTTGACCCAAGTGTGTCACATTGCTAAACTATATGAGGGCGCAGAAGAAATCTTTATGACGGATATGAGGCTAAATAAGGTTGCTTTGTGTTATCTCATTCTTAGATATGCCAAGAGAGGTGAAGATTACAAGTGGATTCTTGACCATAAGGATCTCACCGACTTTCAGTCTAGAAGACATTTGGTTATGTTGTTACTTCCAGAGCTCAAGAATGACGACTATGACAACATCCATGAGATGCTTATTGACAGATCACAATTGTTGGCTGAATCCTTTAACTATATTTTTCTAGCAAAGACCAAGGCTTTGCGTCGTGGCTTATTCATGGGATTCATAAATGAGGAAGCTACCGGCCCTGGTGTATTACGAGAATGGTTTTTATTGGTGTGCCAATCTATCTTTGATCCCCATAATGCTCTCTTCCTTCCTTGCCCCAATGATCGAAGAAGATTCTTTCCTAATCCAG CATCTAAGGACCCAGCGCACCTTGATTATTATCAATTTGCAGGCAGGGTAATTGCCCTAGCCTTGATGCATAAAATGCAAGTCGGCATTGTATTTGACAGGACGTTCTTCTTGCAATTGGCTGGATTCAATATCTCGTTGGATGATGTAAAGGAGTCAGATCCATACTTTTATAGTAGCTGCAAGCAGATACTGGATATGGATTCTTGTGCAGTGGATGAAGACGCCCTTGGTCTAACCTTCGTTTGGGAGTTTGAAGAGTTAGGGTCCATGAAAGTTTTGGAGCTTCTCCCCAATGGAAAAGACATTCCTGTGAATAGCAGAAATAGGAAGGAGTACATCCATCTTCTCATTAGACATTGCTTCTTGACGTCTGTTACCCAGCAGGTAACCCGGTTCGCTCAAGGATTTACAGATATTGTTACAAAGGATGAATTTCGGAAATTAATTTTCAAGAGCTTAGAGCTTAGAGACCTTGATGGGATGTTGTATGGGAGTGAAAGTGATATCTGTGTCGACGATTGGAAGGCACATACAGAATATATGGACTATAGAGTTACTGATCGCCAAATAAAATGGTTCTGGAAG ATTGTCGAAAAGATGACAGCAGAGCAACGGAAGGTTCTTCTCTTCTTCTGGACGTCAGTGAAGTATCTCCCTGTAGAAGGTTTCGGTGGTCTagcttcaaagctatccatttgCCGATCAAATGAGAAAGTTAACCGTCTGCCTTCTTCTCACACATGCTTCTACCAAATATGTTTTCCTGCTTACCCATCAAAGGCTGTGATGCAACGACGCCTAAATATGATTACTCAGGAGCACGTTGGCTGCAGCTTTGGAACATTGTGA
- the LOC122581352 gene encoding tubulin beta-2 chain-like, whose amino-acid sequence MREILHIQGGQCGNQIGAKFWEVVCAEHGIDVTGKYTGDAELQLERINVYYNEASGGRFVPRAVLMDLEPGTMDSLRSGAYGQIFRPDNFVFGQSGAGNNWAKGHYTEGAELIDSVLDVVRKEAENCDCLQGFQVCHSLGGGTGSGMGTLLISKIREEYPDRMMMTFSVFPSPKVSDTVVEPYNATLSVHQLVENADECMVLDNEALYDICFRTLKLTTPSFGDLNHLISATMSGVTCCLRFPGQLNSDLRKLAVNLIPFPRLHFFMVGFAPLTSRGSQQYRALTVPELTQQMWDAKNMMCAADPRHGRYLTASAIYRGKMSTKEVDEQMLNVQNKNSSYFVEWIPNNVKSTVCDIPPTGLKMASTFIGNSTSIQEMFRRVSEQFTAMFRRKAFLHWYTGEGMDEMEFTEAESNMNDLVSEYQQYQDATADEEGEYEEEEEYEEA is encoded by the exons ATGAGAGAAATCCTACATATTCAAGGAGGACAGTGCGGAAACCAGATCGGGGCGAAGTTTTGGGAAGTAGTGTGTGCGGAGCACGGGATCGACGTTACCGGAAAGTACACCGGAGACGCCGAACTTCAGCTTGAAAGGATTAATGTTTACTATAACGAAGCGAGTGGCGGAAGGTTTGTTCCACGCGCCGTGCTTATGGATCTGGAGCCAGGGACTATGGACAGTCTCAGATCTGGTGCGTACGGACAGATCTTCAGGCCAGATAACTTTGTTTTTGGACAATCTGGTGCCGGAAATAATTGGGCGAAAGGTCATTACACTGAAGGCGCTGAGTTGATTGATTCGGTTTTGGATGTTGTTAGGAAGGAGGCTGAGAATTGTGATTGCTTACAAG GTTTCCAGGTCTGTCATTCCCTTGGAGGTGGAACTGGATCCGGGATGGGAACCCTTCTGATTTCAAAGATCAGGGAAGAGTATCCCGATCGAATGATGATGACCTTCTCTGTATTTCCATCTCCCAAGGTTTCAGACACTGTTGTTGAACCGTACAATGCTACATTGTCTGTTCACCAACTTGTGGAAAATGCTGACGAGTGTATGGTTCTTGATAATGAAGCATTGTATGACATTTGCTTCCGAACCCTCAAGCTTACCACTCCAAGCT TTGGTGATTTGAACCATCTTATCTCTGCAACAATGTCCGGAGTCACCTGCTGTTTGAGATTCCCTGGACAGCTCAACTCTGATTTGAGAAAGCTTGCTGTGAATCTTATCCCATTCCCTCGTCTCCACTTTTTCATGGTTGGGTTTGCTCCCCTCACCTCCCGTGGTTCTCAGCAATACCGAGCCCTCACTGTACCCGAGCTCACCCAACAAATGTGGGACGCAAAGAATATGATGTGTGCTGCTGATCCACGCCATGGACGTTACTTGACTGCCTCTGCCATCTACCGTGGTAAAATGAGCACTAAAGAAGTTGACGAGCAGATGCTTAATGTCCAAAACAAGAACTCCTCATACTTTGTCGAGTGGATCCCTAACAATGTCAAGTCAACTGTATGTGACATCCCGCCAACTGGTCTTAAGATGGCATCTACTTTCATTGGAAACTCAACTTCTATTCAAGAGATGTTCAGGCGTGTGAGTGAGCAGTTCACTGCTATGTTCAGGAGAAAAGCTTTCTTGCATTGGTACACTGGTGAAGGTATGGATGAGATGGAGTTCACTGAAGCTGAGAGCAACATGAACGACTTGGTGTCTGAGTATCAGCAGTACCAGGATGCGACTGCTGATGAAGAAGGTGAGTATGAGGAGGAAGAGGAATATGAAGAGGCTTAA
- the LOC122581942 gene encoding proliferating cell nuclear antigen, translated as MLELRLVQGSLLKKVMESIKDLVNDANFDCSATGFSLQAMDSSHVALVSLLLRSEGFEHYRCDRNISMGMNLNNMSKMLKCAGNDDIITLKADDGSDTVTFMFESPTQDKIADFEMKLMDIDSEHLGIPEAEYHAIVRMPSSEFARICKDLSSIGDTVVISVTKEGVKFSTRGDIGTANVVCRQNTTVDKPEEATIIEMKEPVSLTFALRYMNSFTKASPLSNTVTISLSSELPVVVEYKIAEMGYIRFYLAPKIEEDDEENKS; from the exons ATGTTGGAATTAAGGCTAGTTCAAGGCAGTCTCTTGAAAAAGGTGATGGAATCCATCAAGGATTTGGTCAACGACGCCAATTTTGACTGTTCGGCGACTGGTTTCTCGCTGCAAGCCATGGATTCAAGCCACGTGGCGCTTGTTTCTCTACTGCTTAGATCTGAAGGGTTTGAACATTATCGGTGTGATAGGAACATAAGTATGGGGATGAATTTGAATAATATGTCAAAGATGTTGAAATGTGCAGGAAATGATGATATTATTACTTTGAAAGCTGATGATGGTAGTGATACTGTTACTTTCATGTTTGAATCCCCCA CTCAAGATAAGATTGCTGATTTTGAGATGAAGCTGATGGACATTGATAGTGAGCATCTTGGCATTCCTGAAGCAGAGTATCATGCCATTGTTAGGATGCCTTCATCAGAGTTTGCAAGAATCTGTAAAGATCTTAGCAGTATTGGTGACACAG TTGTTATCTCTGTCACTAAGGAAGGTGTCAAGTTCTCAACAAGGGGTGATATTGGAACTGCAAATGTTGTTTGCAGACAGAACACAACAGTCGACAAG CCAGAAGAAGCTACTATTATTGAGATGAAGGAGCCTGTTTCTTTGACATTTGCGTTGCGGTACATGAATTCTTTCACCAAGGCTTCTCCATTGTCAAACACTGTCACAATTAGCTTATCTTCAGAGCTTCCTGTTGTGGTCGAGTACAAAATAGCTGAAATGGGCTATATAAGGTTCTACTTGGCTCCTAAAATTGAGGAAGACGATGAAGAGAATAAATCTTAA
- the LOC122583029 gene encoding tubulin beta-2 chain-like translates to MREILHIQGGQCGNQIGAKFWEVVCAEHGIDVTGKYTGDAELQLERINVYYNEASGGRFVPRAVLMDLEPGTMDSLRSGAYGQIFRPDNFVFGQSGAGNNWAKGHYTEGAELIDSVLDVVRKEAENCDCLQGFQVCHSLGGGTGSGMGTLLISKIREEYPDRMMMTFSVFPSPKVSDTVVEPYNATLSVHQLVENADECMVLDNEALYDICFRTLKLTTPSFGDLNHLISATMSGVTCCLRFPGQLNSDLRKLAVNLIPFPRLHFFMVGFAPLTSRGSQQYRALTVPELTQQMWDAKNMMCAADPRHGRYLTASAIYRGKMSTKEVDEQMLNVQNKNSSYFVEWIPNNVKSTVCDIPPTGLKMASTFIGNSTSIQEMFRRVSEQFTAMFRRKAFLHWYTGEGMDEMEFTEAESNMNDLVSEYQQYQDATADEEGEYEEEEEYEEA, encoded by the exons ATGAGAGAAATCCTACATATTCAAGGAGGACAGTGCGGAAACCAGATCGGGGCGAAGTTTTGGGAAGTAGTGTGTGCGGAGCACGGGATCGACGTTACCGGAAAGTACACCGGAGACGCCGAACTTCAGCTTGAAAGGATTAATGTTTACTATAACGAAGCGAGTGGCGGAAGGTTTGTTCCACGCGCCGTGCTTATGGATCTGGAGCCAGGGACTATGGACAGTCTCAGATCTGGTGCGTACGGACAGATCTTCAGGCCAGATAACTTTGTTTTTGGACAATCTGGTGCCGGAAATAATTGGGCGAAAGGTCATTACACTGAAGGCGCTGAGTTGATTGATTCGGTTTTGGATGTTGTTAGGAAGGAGGCTGAGAATTGTGATTGCTTACAAG GTTTCCAGGTCTGTCATTCCCTTGGAGGTGGAACTGGATCCGGGATGGGAACCCTTCTGATTTCAAAGATCAGGGAAGAGTATCCCGATCGAATGATGATGACCTTCTCTGTATTTCCATCTCCCAAGGTTTCAGACACTGTTGTTGAGCCGTACAATGCTACATTGTCTGTTCACCAACTTGTGGAAAATGCTGACGAGTGTATGGTTCTTGATAATGAAGCATTGTATGACATTTGCTTCCGAACCCTCAAGCTTACCACTCCAAGCT TTGGTGATTTGAACCATCTCATTTCTGCAACAATGTCTGGAGTCACTTGCTGTTTGAGGTTCCCTGGACAGCTCAACTCTGATTTGAGAAAGCTTGCTGTGAATCTTATCCCATTCCCCCGACTCCACTTTTTCATGGTTGGGTTCGCTCCACTCACCTCTCGTGGTTCGCAGCAATATCGTGCCCTTACTGTACCTGAGCTCACCCAACAAATGTGGGATGCGAAAAACATGATGTGTGCTGCTGATCCACGTCACGGGCGTTACTTGACTGCTTCTGCCATCTACCGTGGTAAAATGAGCACAAAAGAAGTTGACGAGCAGATGCTTAATGTCCAAAACAAGAACTCCTCATACTTTGTCGAGTGGATCCCCAACAATGTCAAGTCAACTGTCTGTGACATCCCACCAACTGGTCTTAAGATGGCATCTACTTTCATTGGAAACTCAACTTCTATCCAAGAGATGTTCAGGCGTGTGAGTGAGCAGTTCACTGCTATGTTCAGGAGAAAAGCTTTCTTGCATTGGTACACTGGTGAAGGTATGGATGAGATGGAGTTTACTGAAGCCGAGAGCAACATGAATGACTTGGTGTCCGAGTATCAGCAGTACCAGGATGCAACTGCCGATGAAGAAGGTGAGTATGAGGAGGAAGAGGAATATGAAGAGGCTTAA